A single Populus nigra chromosome 13, ddPopNigr1.1, whole genome shotgun sequence DNA region contains:
- the LOC133671112 gene encoding cysteine-rich receptor-like protein kinase 29 isoform X2, with amino-acid sequence MALNAKLALLLTLFLSVASNGYSSLQENNASDDELGGRLTLVPSKELWTKFDSSFKSGFVIGYVFSAVSILTIFLSYCVPWARLNKRKRNKVMMKTPMTTSLMERQEKKRKEADIQMLIARISFAELQKATNSFDRGKVIGVGKTGTVYKAAHPHLRFTAVKRLFDFQHLEKQFLSELMILGKFSHKNIVPLLGFCVKSRERLLVYQYMQMGISTIGYIL; translated from the exons ATGGCTCTTAATGCAAAACTAGCTCTGCTTCTGACTCTTTTCCTTAGTGTTGCTAGCAATGGATACAGTTCTTTGCAAGAGAACAACGCAAGTGATGATGAGCTTGGTGGCAGATTAACCCTGGTACCCAGCAAAGAGCTCTGGACGAAGTTCGATTCTTCATTCAAAAGTGGGTTTGTAATAGGTTATGTATTTTCTGCAGTTTCCATTTTAACTATTTTCCTGTCCTATTGTGTGCCTTGGGCTCGTCTCAACAAGAGGAAAAGGAACAAGGTGATGATGAAGACACCAATGACGACATCTTTGATGGAAAGgcaggagaagaagagaaaagaagccGACATCCAG ATGTTGATCGCAAGAATCAGTTTTGCTGAACTACAGAAAGCAACCAACAGTTTCGACAGAGGCAAAGTCATCGGAGTTGGAAAGACGGGGACAGTATATAAGGCAGCACACCCTCATCTTCGTTTCACTGCCGTGAAGAGATTATTTGACTTCCAACATTTGGAAAAGCAATTCTTGTCTGAGTTAATGATTCTGGGCAAGTTTAGTCATAAGAACATAGTTCCACTCTTGGGATTCTGCGTGAAGTCGAGGGAAAGGCTTTTGGTGTACCAATATATGCAAATGGGAATCTCTACGATTGGTTACATCCTGTGA
- the LOC133670759 gene encoding integrin-linked protein kinase 1-like isoform X1, giving the protein MMSRHYQLFCRVQHVDTATQAPPHRQPTYRQTLSKTITQNKYIKYILPPAFSTHKILPTFSLPPPLFPIPFLSDLILHFLLLLYFDPSSSVRRRERALHDRSRSLELPNSKQHSYVASKQPGTIQLATKKINMEGLANQLKRGISRQFSTGSLRRSFSRQFSRQSSLDPRRNNLRFSFGRQSSLDPIRRSPLHGHDELSVPENLDATMHLLFLACRGDVKGVEDLLNEGIDVNSIDLDGRTALHIAACEGHVEVVKLLLSRRANIDARDRWGSTACADAKYYGNVEVYNILKARGAKAPKTTRKTPMTVANPREIPEYELNPLELQVRKSDGITKGMFQVAKWNGTKVAVKILEKDRSADPESINAFKHELTLLEKVRHPNVIQFVGAVTQNLPMMIVAEYHSKGDLASYLLKKGRLSPSKVLRFGLDIARCMDRSFVIRGINYLHECKPDPIIHCDLKPKNILLDNGGLLKVAGFGLIRLSNISPDKAKLAPGTLIDHSNVYMAPEIYNDEIFDRSVDAYSFGVILYEMLEGVQPFHPKTPEEAVKLMCLEKKRPPFKIKVRSYPQDLKELIDECWHSEPVVRPTFSEIITRLDKVCCNCSKQGWWKDTFKLPWK; this is encoded by the exons ATGATGTCAAGACATTACCAGCTCTTTTGCCGCGTTCAACACGTCGACACTGCCACACAAGCACCACCACACAGACAGCCCACATACAGACAGACACTCTCCAAAACgataactcaaaataaatatataaaatatatattaccaCCGGCTTTTTCAACCCACAAAATCCTCCCCACcttctctctccccccccctcTCTTTCCCATCCCATTTCTCTCGGATCTCATCCTCCATTTCCTTCTGCTCCTCTACTTCGATCCTTCCTCCTCGGTTAGGCGTCGAGAGCGAGCGCTTCATGATCGCTCTCGATCCCTTGAGTTACCAAATTCTAAACAACATTCTTACGTAGCAAGCAAGCAACCGGGAACCATCCAATTAGctaccaagaaaataaatatggaAGGACTTGCAAACCAGCTAAAGCGAGGAATCTCACGTCAGTTCTCGACAGGATCGTTGAGGAGGTCATTTAGCAGGCAATTCTCAAGACAATCCTCGCTCGATCCGAGGAGGAATAACTTGAGGTTTAGCTTCGGAAGACAGTCTTCTTTGGATCCAATTCGGAGGAGTCCGCTTCATGGTCATGATGAGTTGAGTGTACCGGAGAATCTGGACGCGACGATGCATTTGTTGTTCTTGGCATGTAGAGGAGATGTTAAAGGAGTTGAGGATTTGTTGAATGAAGGTATTGATGTTAATAGTATTGATTTGGATGGAAGAACTGCTTTGCATATTGCTGCCTGTGAAGGTCATGTTGAGGTCGTCAAGCTCCTTCTGAGTCGTAGGGCTAACATTGATGCCCGTGATCGCTGGGGCAGCACG GCATGTGCGGATGCTAAGTATTATGGGAATGTTGAAGTTTATAACATTTTGAAGGCAAGAGGAGCTAAGGCCCCg AAAACCACCAGGAAGACACCAATGACTGTTGCAAATCCTCGGGAGATTCCAGAGTATGAGCTCAATCCATTGGAACTTCAAGTTCGAAAGTCGGACGGCATTACAAAG GGAATGTTTCAAGTTGCTAAATGGAATGGTACCAAGGTTGCCGTGAAGATACTCGAAAAGGACCGTTCTGCAGACCCTGAAAGCAT AAATGCTTTCAAACATGAGCTAACCTTGTTAGAAAAAGTTCGACATCCTAATGTGATTCAGTTTGTTGGTGCTGTCACCCAAAATCTGCCCATGATGATTGTTGCAGAATATCATTCTAAA GGTGACTTAGCAAGTTATCTTTTGAAAAAGGGGCGGTTGTCCCCATCAAAAGTTTTGAGATTTGGTCTTGATATTGCCAG ATGCATGGATCGATCTTTTGTTATCAGGGGCATAAACTACCTTCATGAATGCAAACCAGATCCGATCATCCATTGCGATTTAAAGCCAAA AAATATTTTGCTGGATAATGGTGGTCTATTGAAGGTAGCTGGATTTGGTTTGATAAGGTTGTCAAACATTTCACCTGACAAAGCTAAATTAGCACCAGGGACTCTTATTGACCATTCTA ATGTATACATGGCACCTGAGATTTATAACGATGAAATATTCGATCGAAGCGTTGATGCATACTCTTTTGGAGTGATTTTGTACGAG ATGCTTGAGGGAGTGCAGCCTTTCCATCCTAAAACTCCTGAAGAGGCCGTGAAGTTGATGTGCTTAGAGAAAAAGAGACCGCCATTCAAGATCAAAGTAAGAAGTTACCCTCAAGATTTAAAAGA GTTGATTGATGAATGTTGGCATTCAGAACCTGTTGTCAGACCAACCTTTTCTGAGATCATCACAAGACTGGATAAAGTTTGTTGCAACTGTTCAAAACAAGGGTGGTGGAAAGACACTTTTAAGCTTCCATG GAAGTAA
- the LOC133670761 gene encoding large ribosomal subunit protein uL2m-like has protein sequence MALWSRARTASSSLFNRLLQHPNNISSASAAFLRHFSTDVAGNTNSMRGNMMKQLLHLDINSQIGSCMPLGAMRIGTIIHNIEMNPGQGGKLVRAAGTNAKILKEPSSTITVVQLPSGVVKKIDSRCRATIGMVSNPSHKDRKLRKAGQSRWLGRRPTVRGVAMNPVDHPHGGGEGRSKSSGSLGRVSQTPWGKPTKGGYKTGPLKRRK, from the exons atggctCTATGGAGTAGAGCTCGCACAGCTTCTTCTTCACTCTTCAACAGGCTCCTTCAACATCCCAACAACATCAGCAGCGCCAGCGCTGCTTTCCTCCGCCATTTCTCCACCG ATGTAGCTGGCAATACTAATTCAATGCGTGGTAACATGATGAAACAACTGCTCCACCTTGATATCAATTCACAAATTGGAAGTTGCATGCCTCTTGGTGCTATGCGTATTGGAACAATAATACATAACATTGAGATGAACCCTGGTCAAGGTGGGAAGTTGGTTCGAGCTGCAGGTACCAATGCAAAGATTCTGAAAGAGCCATCTTCGACCATTACTGTGGTACAGCTGCCTTCAGGTGTTGTGAAAAAGATCGATTCTCGGTGTCGGGCTACAATTGGCATGGTCTCTAACCCAAGCCACAAGGATCGAAAGCTTAGGAAGGCTGGACAGAGCCGGTGGTTGGGCCGAAGACCAACAGTTAGAGGAGTTGCAATGAATCCAGTAGATCATCCTCATGGTGGTGGTGAGGGTCGGAGCAAAAGTAGTGGGTCCTTGGGGAGGGTGTCACAAACGCCTTGGGGAAAGCCAACTAAAGGCGGGTATAAGACTGGTCCACTCAAGCGCAGAAAATAA
- the LOC133671112 gene encoding receptor-like protein kinase BRI1-like 3 isoform X1 yields MALNAKLALLLTLFLSVASNGYSSLQENNASDDELGGRLTLVPSKELWTKFDSSFKSGFVIGYVFSAVSILTIFLSYCVPWARLNKRKRNKVMMKTPMTTSLMERQEKKRKEADIQISTFDQMLIARISFAELQKATNSFDRGKVIGVGKTGTVYKAAHPHLRFTAVKRLFDFQHLEKQFLSELMILGKFSHKNIVPLLGFCVKSRERLLVYQYMQMGISTIGYIL; encoded by the exons ATGGCTCTTAATGCAAAACTAGCTCTGCTTCTGACTCTTTTCCTTAGTGTTGCTAGCAATGGATACAGTTCTTTGCAAGAGAACAACGCAAGTGATGATGAGCTTGGTGGCAGATTAACCCTGGTACCCAGCAAAGAGCTCTGGACGAAGTTCGATTCTTCATTCAAAAGTGGGTTTGTAATAGGTTATGTATTTTCTGCAGTTTCCATTTTAACTATTTTCCTGTCCTATTGTGTGCCTTGGGCTCGTCTCAACAAGAGGAAAAGGAACAAGGTGATGATGAAGACACCAATGACGACATCTTTGATGGAAAGgcaggagaagaagagaaaagaagccGACATCCAG ATTTCGACGTTTGATCAGATGTTGATCGCAAGAATCAGTTTTGCTGAACTACAGAAAGCAACCAACAGTTTCGACAGAGGCAAAGTCATCGGAGTTGGAAAGACGGGGACAGTATATAAGGCAGCACACCCTCATCTTCGTTTCACTGCCGTGAAGAGATTATTTGACTTCCAACATTTGGAAAAGCAATTCTTGTCTGAGTTAATGATTCTGGGCAAGTTTAGTCATAAGAACATAGTTCCACTCTTGGGATTCTGCGTGAAGTCGAGGGAAAGGCTTTTGGTGTACCAATATATGCAAATGGGAATCTCTACGATTGGTTACATCCTGTGA
- the LOC133670759 gene encoding integrin-linked protein kinase 1-like isoform X2, which yields MEGLANQLKRGISRQFSTGSLRRSFSRQFSRQSSLDPRRNNLRFSFGRQSSLDPIRRSPLHGHDELSVPENLDATMHLLFLACRGDVKGVEDLLNEGIDVNSIDLDGRTALHIAACEGHVEVVKLLLSRRANIDARDRWGSTACADAKYYGNVEVYNILKARGAKAPKTTRKTPMTVANPREIPEYELNPLELQVRKSDGITKGMFQVAKWNGTKVAVKILEKDRSADPESINAFKHELTLLEKVRHPNVIQFVGAVTQNLPMMIVAEYHSKGDLASYLLKKGRLSPSKVLRFGLDIARGINYLHECKPDPIIHCDLKPKNILLDNGGLLKVAGFGLIRLSNISPDKAKLAPGTLIDHSNVYMAPEIYNDEIFDRSVDAYSFGVILYEMLEGVQPFHPKTPEEAVKLMCLEKKRPPFKIKVRSYPQDLKELIDECWHSEPVVRPTFSEIITRLDKVCCNCSKQGWWKDTFKLPWK from the exons atggaAGGACTTGCAAACCAGCTAAAGCGAGGAATCTCACGTCAGTTCTCGACAGGATCGTTGAGGAGGTCATTTAGCAGGCAATTCTCAAGACAATCCTCGCTCGATCCGAGGAGGAATAACTTGAGGTTTAGCTTCGGAAGACAGTCTTCTTTGGATCCAATTCGGAGGAGTCCGCTTCATGGTCATGATGAGTTGAGTGTACCGGAGAATCTGGACGCGACGATGCATTTGTTGTTCTTGGCATGTAGAGGAGATGTTAAAGGAGTTGAGGATTTGTTGAATGAAGGTATTGATGTTAATAGTATTGATTTGGATGGAAGAACTGCTTTGCATATTGCTGCCTGTGAAGGTCATGTTGAGGTCGTCAAGCTCCTTCTGAGTCGTAGGGCTAACATTGATGCCCGTGATCGCTGGGGCAGCACG GCATGTGCGGATGCTAAGTATTATGGGAATGTTGAAGTTTATAACATTTTGAAGGCAAGAGGAGCTAAGGCCCCg AAAACCACCAGGAAGACACCAATGACTGTTGCAAATCCTCGGGAGATTCCAGAGTATGAGCTCAATCCATTGGAACTTCAAGTTCGAAAGTCGGACGGCATTACAAAG GGAATGTTTCAAGTTGCTAAATGGAATGGTACCAAGGTTGCCGTGAAGATACTCGAAAAGGACCGTTCTGCAGACCCTGAAAGCAT AAATGCTTTCAAACATGAGCTAACCTTGTTAGAAAAAGTTCGACATCCTAATGTGATTCAGTTTGTTGGTGCTGTCACCCAAAATCTGCCCATGATGATTGTTGCAGAATATCATTCTAAA GGTGACTTAGCAAGTTATCTTTTGAAAAAGGGGCGGTTGTCCCCATCAAAAGTTTTGAGATTTGGTCTTGATATTGCCAG GGGCATAAACTACCTTCATGAATGCAAACCAGATCCGATCATCCATTGCGATTTAAAGCCAAA AAATATTTTGCTGGATAATGGTGGTCTATTGAAGGTAGCTGGATTTGGTTTGATAAGGTTGTCAAACATTTCACCTGACAAAGCTAAATTAGCACCAGGGACTCTTATTGACCATTCTA ATGTATACATGGCACCTGAGATTTATAACGATGAAATATTCGATCGAAGCGTTGATGCATACTCTTTTGGAGTGATTTTGTACGAG ATGCTTGAGGGAGTGCAGCCTTTCCATCCTAAAACTCCTGAAGAGGCCGTGAAGTTGATGTGCTTAGAGAAAAAGAGACCGCCATTCAAGATCAAAGTAAGAAGTTACCCTCAAGATTTAAAAGA GTTGATTGATGAATGTTGGCATTCAGAACCTGTTGTCAGACCAACCTTTTCTGAGATCATCACAAGACTGGATAAAGTTTGTTGCAACTGTTCAAAACAAGGGTGGTGGAAAGACACTTTTAAGCTTCCATG GAAGTAA
- the LOC133670759 gene encoding integrin-linked protein kinase 1-like isoform X3 translates to MMSRHYQLFCRVQHVDTATQAPPHRQPTYRQTLSKTITQNKYIKYILPPAFSTHKILPTFSLPPPLFPIPFLSDLILHFLLLLYFDPSSSVRRRERALHDRSRSLELPNSKQHSYVASKQPGTIQLATKKINMEGLANQLKRGISRQFSTGSLRRSFSRQFSRQSSLDPRRNNLRFSFGRQSSLDPIRRSPLHGHDELSVPENLDATMHLLFLACRGDVKGVEDLLNEGIDVNSIDLDGRTALHIAACEGHVEVVKLLLSRRANIDARDRWGSTACADAKYYGNVEVYNILKARGAKAPKTTRKTPMTVANPREIPEYELNPLELQVRKSDGITKGMFQVAKWNGTKVAVKILEKDRSADPESINAFKHELTLLEKVRHPNVIQFVGAVTQNLPMMIVAEYHSKGDLASYLLKKGRLSPSKVLRFGLDIARCMDRSFVIRGINYLHECKPDPIIHCDLKPKNILLDNGGLLKVAGFGLIRLSNISPDKAKLAPGTLIDHSNVYMAPEIYNDEIFDRSVDAYSFGVILYEMLEGVQPFHPKTPEEAVKLMCLEKKRPPFKIKVD, encoded by the exons ATGATGTCAAGACATTACCAGCTCTTTTGCCGCGTTCAACACGTCGACACTGCCACACAAGCACCACCACACAGACAGCCCACATACAGACAGACACTCTCCAAAACgataactcaaaataaatatataaaatatatattaccaCCGGCTTTTTCAACCCACAAAATCCTCCCCACcttctctctccccccccctcTCTTTCCCATCCCATTTCTCTCGGATCTCATCCTCCATTTCCTTCTGCTCCTCTACTTCGATCCTTCCTCCTCGGTTAGGCGTCGAGAGCGAGCGCTTCATGATCGCTCTCGATCCCTTGAGTTACCAAATTCTAAACAACATTCTTACGTAGCAAGCAAGCAACCGGGAACCATCCAATTAGctaccaagaaaataaatatggaAGGACTTGCAAACCAGCTAAAGCGAGGAATCTCACGTCAGTTCTCGACAGGATCGTTGAGGAGGTCATTTAGCAGGCAATTCTCAAGACAATCCTCGCTCGATCCGAGGAGGAATAACTTGAGGTTTAGCTTCGGAAGACAGTCTTCTTTGGATCCAATTCGGAGGAGTCCGCTTCATGGTCATGATGAGTTGAGTGTACCGGAGAATCTGGACGCGACGATGCATTTGTTGTTCTTGGCATGTAGAGGAGATGTTAAAGGAGTTGAGGATTTGTTGAATGAAGGTATTGATGTTAATAGTATTGATTTGGATGGAAGAACTGCTTTGCATATTGCTGCCTGTGAAGGTCATGTTGAGGTCGTCAAGCTCCTTCTGAGTCGTAGGGCTAACATTGATGCCCGTGATCGCTGGGGCAGCACG GCATGTGCGGATGCTAAGTATTATGGGAATGTTGAAGTTTATAACATTTTGAAGGCAAGAGGAGCTAAGGCCCCg AAAACCACCAGGAAGACACCAATGACTGTTGCAAATCCTCGGGAGATTCCAGAGTATGAGCTCAATCCATTGGAACTTCAAGTTCGAAAGTCGGACGGCATTACAAAG GGAATGTTTCAAGTTGCTAAATGGAATGGTACCAAGGTTGCCGTGAAGATACTCGAAAAGGACCGTTCTGCAGACCCTGAAAGCAT AAATGCTTTCAAACATGAGCTAACCTTGTTAGAAAAAGTTCGACATCCTAATGTGATTCAGTTTGTTGGTGCTGTCACCCAAAATCTGCCCATGATGATTGTTGCAGAATATCATTCTAAA GGTGACTTAGCAAGTTATCTTTTGAAAAAGGGGCGGTTGTCCCCATCAAAAGTTTTGAGATTTGGTCTTGATATTGCCAG ATGCATGGATCGATCTTTTGTTATCAGGGGCATAAACTACCTTCATGAATGCAAACCAGATCCGATCATCCATTGCGATTTAAAGCCAAA AAATATTTTGCTGGATAATGGTGGTCTATTGAAGGTAGCTGGATTTGGTTTGATAAGGTTGTCAAACATTTCACCTGACAAAGCTAAATTAGCACCAGGGACTCTTATTGACCATTCTA ATGTATACATGGCACCTGAGATTTATAACGATGAAATATTCGATCGAAGCGTTGATGCATACTCTTTTGGAGTGATTTTGTACGAG ATGCTTGAGGGAGTGCAGCCTTTCCATCCTAAAACTCCTGAAGAGGCCGTGAAGTTGATGTGCTTAGAGAAAAAGAGACCGCCATTCAAGATCAAA GTTGATTGA
- the LOC133670445 gene encoding inositol 1,3,4-trisphosphate 5/6-kinase 4-like, which translates to MGSLVKGVMIHESLLIHDYATPSFHSSAHSLLRKLRHSNLHIGISFSPSLPHYKVSVLKKMAMEYSFDCFLLDDESSVDGVNEITLSWGGIGGKILFLVPSDKKVAFGQLNNLGWIIVVFDVEGAGACESSGVVCISKLEELPMRICASIRKAIGDGVVTVGYIMKPSREEDFAKRGAFPMNPSPNGLMFLPLTFELPLQSQLQLVDIVLHKATDEIISVDLSGSSESSNRITFSAGMQELQRYMEHHSDCFAIDPLDKIYPVLDRLKIQQILLGLDALNKERCRAIRGPHFLKVNGFNDPDLAQSLSEAKLSLPSIVKPQVACGVADAHSMAITFRVEDFKDLNVPLPAIVQEYVDHSSTIFKIYVLGEQVFYAVKKSLPNADVLTKSSERNELRPLLFDSLKSLPTSTGHSTGADSIKTNVNSFDLELVTDAANWLARKLDLTIFGFDVVIQEGTGDHVIVDVNYLPSFKEVPDDIAVPAFWNAIRHKFESRKRR; encoded by the exons ATGGGTTCATTAGTGAAAGGAGTGATGATCCATGAGTCACTTCTAATTCATGATTATGCCACCCCCTCTTTCCACTCTTCAGCTCACTCTCTCCTCCGAAAGCTCCGCCACTCCAATCTCCACATTGGGATCTCTTTCTCACCGTCTCTCCCTCACTATAAG GTGAGTGTACTTAAAAAGATGGCAATGGAATACTCCTTTGATTGTTTTCTCTTGGATGATGAATCATCTGTTGATGGTGTTAATGAGATTACACTTTCTTGGGGTGGCATTGGAgggaaaattttgtttcttgttcCTAGTGACAAGAAGGTTGCTTTTGGTCAATTAAACAATTTGGGATGGATCATTGTTGTTTTTG atgTTGAAGGTGCTGGTGCATGTGAGAGTTCAGGAGTGGTTTGCATCAGTAAACTGGAAGAGTTGCCTATGAGAATTTGCGCCTCAATTAGAAAG GCTATTGGTGATGGAGTTGTGACTGTTGGTTATATTATGAAGCCTTCTCGGGAAGAAGATTTTGCCAAG AGGGGTGCGTTCCCCATGAATCCTTCTCCAAATGGTTTGATGTTTCTACCCCTCACATTTGAGCTTCCCCTGCAATCTCAATTACAACTCGTTGACATAGTTCTGCATAAAGCAACTGATGAAATTATCTCTGTTGACTTAAGTGGCTCTTCAGAATCCTCAAACAGAATTACTTTCTCTGCAGGCATGCAAGAATTGCAAAG GTATATGGAACACCATTCTGATTGCTTTGCAATTGATCCACTTGATAAAATATATCCTGTACTGGATCGACTAAAGATCCAACAAATTCTTCTTGGGCTAGATGCTCTCAACAAAGAACGTTGTCGGGCAATCAGAGGACCCCATTTCCTAAAG GTTAATGGATTTAATGACCCTGATTTGGCACAAAGTCTGTCTGAAGCTAAATTATCTCTTCCGAGTATAGTGAAACCTCAGGTTGCCTGCGGAGTAGCTGATGCTCACAGTATG GCAATCACCTTTAGAGTTGAAGATTTTAAGGATTTAAATGTTCCTCTTCCAGCAATTGTTCAG GAGTACGTGGACCATTCATCTACTATATTCAAGATTTATGTCTTGGGTGAGCAAGTTTTCTATGCAGTAAAGAAATCTTTACCAAATGCAGATGTCTTGACCAAATCATCTGAAAGAAATGAACTCAGACCTTTACTCTTCGACAG CTTAAAATCTCTACCCACCAGCACTGGGCACTCTACAGGTGCAGATTCCATCAAGACCAATGTTAATTCTTTTGATCTTGAGCTAGTCACAGATGCTGCAAATTGGCTTGCTAGAAAACTTGATCTTACCATCTTTGGCTTCGATGTTGTT ATCCAGGAAGGCACTGGTGACCATGTCATTGTGGATGTGAATTACCTCCCATCTTTCAAGGAAGTCCCTGATGATATTGCCGTGCCAGCCTTTTGGAATGCTATTAGACACAAGTTTGAATCAAGAAAGAGGAGATAG
- the LOC133670747 gene encoding LEAF RUST 10 DISEASE-RESISTANCE LOCUS RECEPTOR-LIKE PROTEIN KINASE-like 2.3, with protein sequence MFSRVLRHLFGACAALPILVILSTHHSCSATKNTNNYCAPSSCGNIHNISYPFRLNTDSKSCGNKNYELACENNVRPTLYLNMVKYYVQAINYSDFTIRLVDAAVQKDDCFSIPRHSLTEELLRSYYYKINWPDSSLLTFLCCENQILNPPDYIMDASSCKNGSGTTYSSSSSSSISSPSCVDMEGHSYVMVGEDIHDLPDLCHINLIYSVPKNMRSMSYTDVHDILVYGFELSWLSFCCNYSTENRCNLDDATVKNNNCFNDYTEPCPVWSLGGLSFEGYCYDRMTTPLILLRFLIFFPTVTLALIVIYHVLLFPCGLPCLLTLLIYKWRRRHLSMYEDIEKFLQSHDNDLMPIRYTYSEIKKITNGFKDKLGEGGSGSVYKGKLRSGRFAAVKILDKLKDNGQDFINEVATIGRIHHVNVVQLIGFTVEGSKRALIYEFMPNGSLEKYIFYREGNVSLSNEKMYEISLGVAHGIEYLHQGCDMQILHFDIKPHNILLDDKFVPKVSDFGLAKLYPTNNNTVSLSAARGTIGYMAPELFYKNIGRVSDKADVYSYGMLLMEMVGRRKNLNAFASHSSQIYFPSWIYDQVSEGKDIKVQEDIMEHEEKIMKKMIIVALWCIQLKPVDRPSMHKVVEMLESDVESLRMPPKPFLTPQMPEEDDRANHVKLLDPSNDCNDSTINE encoded by the exons ATGTTCAGTAGAGTATTAAGGCACCTCTTCGGTGCATGTGCAGCCCTGCCTATTCTAGTGATCCTATCCACCCACCATAGTTGCAGTGCTACAAAGAACACCAACAATTACTGCGCTCCTTCTTCTTGTGGCAATATCCATAATATTAGCTACCCTTTTCGACTAAATACCGATTCGAAAAGCTGTGGCAACAAAAACTATGAACTTGCTTGTGAAAACAACGTACGTCCAACTTTATACTTGAACATGGTAAAGTATTATGTCCAGGCAATCAATTACAGTGACTTCACAATTCGACTTGTGGATGCTGCTGTTCAGAAGGATGATTGCTTCTCCATCCCTCGTCATTCTCTTACAGAAGAATTGCTCCGCTCCTATTATTATAAGATAAATTGGCCAGACAGTTCCTTGTTAACTTTTTTATGTTGCGAAAATCAAATCCTGAATCCTCCAGATTATATTATGGATGCTTCTTCTTGCAAAAATGGCAGTGGTACTACATATAGTTCTTCTTCGTCTAGCAGTATTTCTTCTCCCAGCTGTGTCGATATGGAAGGTCATTCCTATGTCATGGTTGGTGAGGACATCCACGATCTACCTGACTTGTGccatataaatttgatttattctgtgccaaaaaatatgagaagtatGTCGTATACAGATGTCCATGATATTTTGGTATATGGGTTCGAGCTTTCATGGTTATCTTTCTGCTGTAATTATAGCACAGAGAACCGCTGCAACCTTGATGACGCCACCGTGAAGAACAACAATTGCTTTAACGATTACACAGAACCATGCC CCGTATGGTCGCTGGGAGGCCTTTCTTTTGAAG GTTATTGTTATGACCGGATGACCACCCCTTTAATTTTACTACGCTTTCTCATATTCTTTCCCACTGTGACACTTGCCCTTATCG TGATATATCATGTGCTATTGTTCCCATGTGGGCTTCCATGTCTCCTAACTTTACTGATTTATAAATGGCGAAGACGACATTTATCCATGTATGAAGACATTGAAAAATTCTTGCAAAGTCATGATAATGATCTCATGCCGATAAGGTATACTTACTCAGAAATTAAGAAGATAACCAACGGATTTAAAGACAAGTTGGGTGAAGGAGGCTCTGGCTCAGTGTATAAGGGAAAGCTTCGTAGTGGTCGTTTTGCAGCAGTAAAAATATTGGACAAGTTAAAAGATAATGGACAAGATTTTATAAACGAAGTTGCCACAATTGGAAGAATTCACCATGTCAATGTCGTGCAACTTATAGGCTTCACTGTTGAGGGATCGAAGCGTGCTCTTATATATGAGTTCATGCCTAATGGGTCTcttgaaaagtatattttttatagggaAGGTAACGTCTCACTAAGCAATGAGAAAATGTATGAGATTTCTCTTGGGGTGGCTCATGGCATTGAATATCTACATCAAGGTTGTGATATGCAAATCTTACATTTTGATATCAAGCCTCACAACATTCTTCTTGATGATAAGTTTGTACCGAAAGTTTCAGATTTTGGATTAGCCAAATTATACCCAACAAATAATAACACTGTGTCCCTCAGTGCTGCTAGAGGAACAATAGGATACATGGCTCCCGAActattttataagaatattgGACGTGTCTCTGACAAAGCTGATGTCTATAGTTACGGGATGTTATTAATGGAAATGgtaggaagaagaaagaacttGAATGCATTCGCAAGTCATTCAAGCCAAATTTACTTCCCTTCATGGATTTATGACCAAGTTAGTGAAGGAAAGGACATAAAAGTACAAGAAGATATCATggaacatgaagaaaaaataatgaaaaagatgATTATTGTGGCATTGTGGTGCATACAATTGAAGCCTGTTGATCGTCCCTCAATGCATAAAGTTGTAGAGATGCTTGAATCGGATGTTGAATCCCTACGAATGCCTCCTAAGCCTTTTCTTACTCCACAGATGCCAGAAGAAGATGATAGAGCTAATCATGTAAAGTTATTAGATCCATCAAATGATTGTAATGACTCTACAATTAATGAATGA